From the Lampris incognitus isolate fLamInc1 chromosome 6, fLamInc1.hap2, whole genome shotgun sequence genome, one window contains:
- the dnaja gene encoding dnaJ homolog subfamily A member 4 isoform X1, which yields MVHETGYYDTLGVNPKASPEEIKKAYRKLALKYHPDKNPSEGERFKHISQAYEVLSDPKKRDLYDQGGEQAIKEGGMSGGGSPMDIFNMFFGGGGRMQRERRGKNVVHQLSVTLEEIYNGGTRKLGLQKNVICEKCEGYGGKKGTLEKCSGCKGRGVQVKVQQIGPGMIQQIQTMCAECQGQGEKFSAKDRCKNCNGHKVERKKKILEVHIDKGMKDGQKITFHGEGDQEPGLEPGDVIIVLDQKEHDVFQRQDDNLIMKMDIKLVDALCGFKMTIHTLDNRTLVISSLPGEVVKHSDIKCVSNEGMPIYKNPCEKGQLFVQFQVEFPEKHWLPEHLMYQLERLLPPREDVMISDDMEEVDLCEVDTQSQQRNYSAEAYEEDEEGPRGGVQCQTQ from the exons ATGGTTCATGAGACGGGCTATTACGACACGCTGGGTGTCAACCCCAAAGCGTCGCCGGAGGAGATTAAAAAGGCCTACAGGAAACTCGCGCTCAAGTATCATCCCGACAAGAACCCCAGCGAAGGCGAAAGG tTCAAGCATATATCCCAAGCGTATGAGGTGTTGTCAGATCCAAAAAAGAGGGACCTGTATGACCAGGGAGGGGAACAAGCCATCAAAGAGGGGGGCATGTCAGGAGGAGGCTCCCCAATGGATATTTTCAACATGTTCTTTGGAGGTGGGGGCAGAatgcagagggagagaagag GGAAGAATGTTGTCCATCAACTAAGTGTTACCCTGGAGGAGATTTACAATGGGGGCACCAGGAAACTCGGGCTCCAGAAAAATGTCATTTGTGAAAAATGTgaag GTTACGGTGGTAAAAAAGGCACCCTGGAGAAGTGTTCGGGCTGTAAAGGAAGAGGAGTACAGGTCAAAGTGCAACAGATTGGGCCTGGTATGATTCAGCAGATCCAAACCATGTGTGCTGAGTGCCAGGGACAGGGCGAAAAATTCAGCGCAAAGGACCGCTGCAAGAACTGCAATGGGCACAAAGTGGAACGCAAGAAGAAGATTCTCGAAGTTCATATTGACAAAG GTATGAAAGATGGCCAGAAAATTACATTCCATGGAGAGGGTGACCAAGAACCAGGACTGGAACCTGGCGATGTCATAATTGTGCTGGATCAGAAGGAGCATGACGTTTTCCAAAGGCAAGATGACAATCTGATCATGAAAATGGATATCAAACTAGTTGATGCCCTCTGTGGTTTTAAGATGACCATTCACACATTGGACAACCGAACACTTGTCATCAGCTCACTGCCAG GTGAAGTTGTGAAACACAGTGATATCAAGTGTGTGTCAAATGAGGGCATGCCAATATACAAGAACCCTTGTGAAAAAGGACAGCTTTTTGTTCAGTTTCAG GTGGAATTTCCTGAAAAACACTGGCTTCCAGAGCATCTGATGTACCAGTTGGAAAGGCTGCTTCCTCCCAGGGAGGATGTGATGATATCTGATGACATGGAGGAAGTAGATCTCTGTGAAGTGGACACTCAGTCACAACAGAGAAACTATAGTGCAGAGGCTtatgaggaagatgaagaaggTCCCAGAGGTGGGGTGCAATGTCAGACGCAGTGA
- the dnaja gene encoding dnaJ homolog subfamily A member 1 isoform X2, with protein sequence MIFLRCRPPSLFKHISQAYEVLSDPKKRDLYDQGGEQAIKEGGMSGGGSPMDIFNMFFGGGGRMQRERRGKNVVHQLSVTLEEIYNGGTRKLGLQKNVICEKCEGYGGKKGTLEKCSGCKGRGVQVKVQQIGPGMIQQIQTMCAECQGQGEKFSAKDRCKNCNGHKVERKKKILEVHIDKGMKDGQKITFHGEGDQEPGLEPGDVIIVLDQKEHDVFQRQDDNLIMKMDIKLVDALCGFKMTIHTLDNRTLVISSLPGEVVKHSDIKCVSNEGMPIYKNPCEKGQLFVQFQVEFPEKHWLPEHLMYQLERLLPPREDVMISDDMEEVDLCEVDTQSQQRNYSAEAYEEDEEGPRGGVQCQTQ encoded by the exons ATGATATTTCTCAGATGCCGGCCACCTTCTCTT tTCAAGCATATATCCCAAGCGTATGAGGTGTTGTCAGATCCAAAAAAGAGGGACCTGTATGACCAGGGAGGGGAACAAGCCATCAAAGAGGGGGGCATGTCAGGAGGAGGCTCCCCAATGGATATTTTCAACATGTTCTTTGGAGGTGGGGGCAGAatgcagagggagagaagag GGAAGAATGTTGTCCATCAACTAAGTGTTACCCTGGAGGAGATTTACAATGGGGGCACCAGGAAACTCGGGCTCCAGAAAAATGTCATTTGTGAAAAATGTgaag GTTACGGTGGTAAAAAAGGCACCCTGGAGAAGTGTTCGGGCTGTAAAGGAAGAGGAGTACAGGTCAAAGTGCAACAGATTGGGCCTGGTATGATTCAGCAGATCCAAACCATGTGTGCTGAGTGCCAGGGACAGGGCGAAAAATTCAGCGCAAAGGACCGCTGCAAGAACTGCAATGGGCACAAAGTGGAACGCAAGAAGAAGATTCTCGAAGTTCATATTGACAAAG GTATGAAAGATGGCCAGAAAATTACATTCCATGGAGAGGGTGACCAAGAACCAGGACTGGAACCTGGCGATGTCATAATTGTGCTGGATCAGAAGGAGCATGACGTTTTCCAAAGGCAAGATGACAATCTGATCATGAAAATGGATATCAAACTAGTTGATGCCCTCTGTGGTTTTAAGATGACCATTCACACATTGGACAACCGAACACTTGTCATCAGCTCACTGCCAG GTGAAGTTGTGAAACACAGTGATATCAAGTGTGTGTCAAATGAGGGCATGCCAATATACAAGAACCCTTGTGAAAAAGGACAGCTTTTTGTTCAGTTTCAG GTGGAATTTCCTGAAAAACACTGGCTTCCAGAGCATCTGATGTACCAGTTGGAAAGGCTGCTTCCTCCCAGGGAGGATGTGATGATATCTGATGACATGGAGGAAGTAGATCTCTGTGAAGTGGACACTCAGTCACAACAGAGAAACTATAGTGCAGAGGCTtatgaggaagatgaagaaggTCCCAGAGGTGGGGTGCAATGTCAGACGCAGTGA